CACCGGCTCGGCAGGCTGCGGATCGTAAGGATCGGACGCCGTCACCGGACGGAATTCGATCGGCTTGGGGCAGAGCATCTTGTCGCGCATCTGCTCGGGAATCAGGTGCGCGCGTTGCTGCAGCAATTCCAGCTCCGAAGGCAGGTTTTCCGGGCCGACCACATCGGGCATCGACGTCTGATGTTCATAGCCCTTCTCGTCGTACTGGAAGGAAGCACTGCAAGTGAAGATCGGCTGACCTTTCTGAATGGCCGTGACCCGACGCGTACTGAAACTGCCGCCATCGCGCACCCGATCCACCTGATAGACCACCGGCAAACCAGCATCGCCGGGGCGCAGGAAATAGCCGTGCAGCGAATGCACGTGGCGCTCGTCCTCTACGGTCTGGCTGGCGGCCGACAGCGACTGGCCCAACACTTGCCCACCGAACAACTGACGAAAGCCAAGGTCCTGGCTGCGGCCGCGAAACAGGTTTTCCTCAATCGGCTCCAGAGTCAGCAGCTCGACCAGATCATCCAATACTTGGCTCATTCATCATTCCTCACCCAAACCTGGTCGCCCTTTGCGGCGCGACAAAGTTGAAATGATACAGAAATAAACCAGGCATTCCCGGTCAAGCTTGCAGGGTTTTCAGCCATTGTTGGCGATTGATCCGATACAGCACGTGGGGTGTGAGCGGATGCCCTGGCGGAAGTTTCGGGTGCTCGAAGTTCTCCGCAGGATCGCTGTGCATGCCGATGGCCTGCATGACTTTCTGCGACGGCAGGTTGCTGACGGCGGTAAACGACACGATCTGCTCCAGCCCCAGGCGCTCGAACCCGCAGCCCAGAGCGGTCCAGGCCGCTTCACTGGCGTAACCGAAGCCCCAATGCTCGCGCGCCAGGCGCCAACCGATTTCCACCGCCGGGGTGAAGTGCGCATCGAAACCCACCACGCAAAGGCCAGTGAAGCCAATGAACTCACCGCTGTCTTTACGCTCCAGCGCCCACATTCCAAAGCCCAGCTCGGCAAAATGCCCACGCACGCGTCCGATCAACGCCGCGCTTTCCAGACGCGTCAGCGGCGCTGGAAAGTAACGCATCACCTGCGGGTCGGCGCACATGGCGGCAAATGCC
This genomic window from Pseudomonas sp. G.S.17 contains:
- the tesB gene encoding acyl-CoA thioesterase II; the encoded protein is MSQVLDDLVELLTLEPIEENLFRGRSQDLGFRQLFGGQVLGQSLSAASQTVEDERHVHSLHGYFLRPGDAGLPVVYQVDRVRDGGSFSTRRVTAIQKGQPIFTCSASFQYDEKGYEHQTSMPDVVGPENLPSELELLQQRAHLIPEQMRDKMLCPKPIEFRPVTASDPYDPQPAEPVKYIWFRADGTLPDVPALHKYLMAYASDFNLLTTSLLPHGKTVWQKDMQVASLDHSLWFHGDLRADDWLLYAMDSPWAGNSRGFSRGSVYNRAGQLVASVSQEGLIRHRKDWA
- a CDS encoding GNAT family N-acetyltransferase, translating into MEPILKLESARLLMRQWRDDDLPAFAAMCADPQVMRYFPAPLTRLESAALIGRVRGHFAELGFGMWALERKDSGEFIGFTGLCVVGFDAHFTPAVEIGWRLAREHWGFGYASEAAWTALGCGFERLGLEQIVSFTAVSNLPSQKVMQAIGMHSDPAENFEHPKLPPGHPLTPHVLYRINRQQWLKTLQA